TTTCGGCCAGCCTGCCGAAGTAGATGCCCTGCGCGGCGGGCTCGATGATGCCGTAGTGGATGGGCAGCGCGGTGCGCGGCCGCACCGCGCGCAGGTAGTCCACCGCCTCGCTGAGCCGCATCCACGGCGCGGCCGCGGGCAGCGCGAGCACGCCGACCGGGACCGGCGGCACCCACAGCGAGTCACCCGGGTGCACCAGCTGCGCCGGATCGTCCGGGGTGCCCAGCTGGAAGACGGTGTTGTCCACCACGGGCAGCTCCGGATGGATCACCGCGTGCCTGCCGCCACCACCGGTGATCCGCAGGTCACCGAGCGCGAGCACGTTGCCGGCGTGCACCGCCTCCCACTGTTCGCCGCGCTGCTGCGCGGTCTGCGGATCGGCGAGCAGCCGCGCCCCCGGATTGGCCTCGATCAGCGCCTCGATCCGGTTCGGGTCGATGTGGTCGGGATGCTGGTGGGTGATCGCGATCGCGTCCAGGCCGGTGAGACCCTCGAAGCCGTGCGAGAACGTGCCGGGATCGAAGAGCACCTTCTTGCCGTGCAACTCGACGAGTAAGCAGGAGTGGCCGAAGTGGGCTATGCGCATGGCGCCATGTTAGGCGCGGCGCGGTCCACGGCCCTCGCCCGCGAATCTTGGCCGACCCCGGAGGTGCCGCGGGCAACCAGCACAACTACGCTGCTGAGGTAACCCCCCACCCCACTTGAGGAGCAACGCGTGGCACGAGTCGTGGTCGAGGTGATGCCGAAGGCCGAGATCCTGGACCCCCAGGGACAGGCCATCGTCGGTGCACTCCCGCGCCTGGGATTCGAGGGCATCTCGGATGTCCGGCAGGGCAAGCGATTCGAGCTCGACGTCGACGACAGTGTCGGCGACGCGGAGCTCGCGCAGATCGCCGAATCGCTGCTGGCCAACACCGTGATCGAGGAGTGGAAGGTGGTTCGCCTGCCATGACGGCGCGGATCGGAGTCATCACCTTTCCGGGGACGCTCGACGATGTCGACGCGGCCCGCGCGGTGCGCTTGTCCGGCGCCGAGGCGGTCAGCCTGTGGCACGCGGACGCGGATCTGAAGCAGGTCGACGCGGTCGTCGTGCCGGGCGGTTTCTCCTACGGTGACTACCTGCGCGCCGGCGCGATCGCCCGGTTCGCCCCGGTGATGGGCGAGGTCGTGCGCGCGGCGCAGTCCGGCCTGCCGGTGCTGGGCATCTGCAACGGTTTTCAGGTGCTGTGCGAGGCCGGCCTGCTGCCCGGCGCGCTGACCCGCAACGAAGGTCTGCACTTCATCTGCCGCGACGAGTGGCTGCGGGTGGAATCGGCGGCCACGGTGTGGACCTCACGGTACGAGGCGGGTGCGCAGATCCTCATCCCGCTCAAGTCCGGTGAGGGCCGCTACCAGGCGTCCACCGCCGTGCTGGACGAGCTGGAGGGCGAAGGCCGGGTGGTCTTCCGCTACGCCGGTGACAATCCGAACGGTTCGCAGCGCGGCATCGCGGGCATCGCCTCGGCCGACGGCCGCATCGTCGGCCTGATGCCGCACCCCGAGCACGCGACCGAGCCGCTCACCGGCCCGAGCGACGACGGCCTCGGCCTGTTCCTCTCGGTGCTGGACACCCTCGTCTCGGCCTGATCCGCCGTCAGGTGATGCGATCGACGATGTCGAATTCGACGCCGTCGGCGCGGGCGATGAAACCGTGCTGGATCGCCTGATTGCCTTGAAAGGCGCGCTGGCCGCCGGGGGTCTCCAGGATCACCCCGTGGTCCAGCGCGCCGAGGACTTCGGGCACGCGCAGTGAGCCGACCGCGTGCGCGAGCCCGGCCAGGGTGTGGATGGCCTCGTAGGTCATATTGCTGAAACTGGTCAGCGCGGGGGCGAATTCACCGTGCCGCTTGCGATAGCGGGCCACCCGTTCGCGCCCGTCCGGTGAACGCTCGTCGATGAAAAAGCTGGATGCCACATAGAAGTTGTGGTTGGCCCCGGGGCCGCCCGCCAGCAGGACGTTCTCGTCCGCCGCCGGACTGATCCGCAATTGCGAGGCCGCGCGGCCGGTCGCCGCGAACTGCCGGTTGAACCGGGACACGTCCGCGCCGACCATCAGGATCATCACGCCTTGGGCCTGATCCAGCGCCGGATGGGAGAGGAAGTCGCCGAAATCGGGCGAACCGAGCGGCACGAACCGCTCGAGCACGATGGCGTCGGGGTCGGCCAGGCTGTTGCGGATCGCCTTGGCCGATTCCCGCGGCCAGATGTAATCGTTGCCGATGATCGCCCAGCGCCGGATGCCGTGTTCGCGCGCCAGCCAGTGCACGGCGGGCAGCGTCTGCCCCGCCGGATGCTCGCCCAGCATCAGTACGCCGGGCAGTTCGTCCGGCAGGCCCTCGTGCCCGGTGGCGAACAGATA
This genomic stretch from Nocardia brasiliensis ATCC 700358 harbors:
- a CDS encoding MBL fold metallo-hydrolase, whose product is MRIAHFGHSCLLVELHGKKVLFDPGTFSHGFEGLTGLDAIAITHQHPDHIDPNRIEALIEANPGARLLADPQTAQQRGEQWEAVHAGNVLALGDLRITGGGGRHAVIHPELPVVDNTVFQLGTPDDPAQLVHPGDSLWVPPVPVGVLALPAAAPWMRLSEAVDYLRAVRPRTALPIHYGIIEPAAQGIYFGRLAEMGPAETEFTVVEPEDQREF
- the purS gene encoding phosphoribosylformylglycinamidine synthase subunit PurS — translated: MARVVVEVMPKAEILDPQGQAIVGALPRLGFEGISDVRQGKRFELDVDDSVGDAELAQIAESLLANTVIEEWKVVRLP
- the purQ gene encoding phosphoribosylformylglycinamidine synthase subunit PurQ, with translation MTARIGVITFPGTLDDVDAARAVRLSGAEAVSLWHADADLKQVDAVVVPGGFSYGDYLRAGAIARFAPVMGEVVRAAQSGLPVLGICNGFQVLCEAGLLPGALTRNEGLHFICRDEWLRVESAATVWTSRYEAGAQILIPLKSGEGRYQASTAVLDELEGEGRVVFRYAGDNPNGSQRGIAGIASADGRIVGLMPHPEHATEPLTGPSDDGLGLFLSVLDTLVSA
- a CDS encoding substrate-binding domain-containing protein, with protein sequence MSAFGESPEGTIEILNIVPMQGPGGIVAPSCDAAISLAVDEINRGTGILGREIRTTNIDGGRPPHEVASEVSALLATGMVDAITGWHTSAVRLAVARATASRVPYLFATGHEGLPDELPGVLMLGEHPAGQTLPAVHWLAREHGIRRWAIIGNDYIWPRESAKAIRNSLADPDAIVLERFVPLGSPDFGDFLSHPALDQAQGVMILMVGADVSRFNRQFAATGRAASQLRISPAADENVLLAGGPGANHNFYVASSFFIDERSPDGRERVARYRKRHGEFAPALTSFSNMTYEAIHTLAGLAHAVGSLRVPEVLGALDHGVILETPGGQRAFQGNQAIQHGFIARADGVEFDIVDRIT